The Candidatus Binatus sp. genome has a segment encoding these proteins:
- the rimI gene encoding ribosomal protein S18-alanine N-acetyltransferase, whose protein sequence is MAIQIRDATSRDLPHILEIERLSFPSPWTLASFKRELTLPFSRVIVAISEDYTPNRGATSPILGFLCRWLIADECHILNIAVHPDARRLGVGAMLMIEAIREAQAERAELVTLEVRRSNLAARQLYRKFGFEERRLKKNYYGPGEDAIIMELRFD, encoded by the coding sequence ATGGCGATCCAAATCCGGGACGCCACGAGTCGCGACCTGCCGCATATCCTTGAAATCGAGCGCCTGTCGTTCCCTTCGCCGTGGACGCTCGCATCGTTCAAAAGAGAGCTCACGCTGCCATTTTCGCGCGTGATCGTGGCGATTTCGGAGGATTATACTCCGAATCGGGGTGCCACATCGCCGATTCTGGGCTTCCTATGCCGATGGCTGATCGCCGACGAATGCCACATCCTAAATATTGCGGTTCATCCGGACGCGCGGCGGCTGGGCGTCGGCGCGATGCTGATGATTGAAGCGATCAGAGAGGCTCAGGCCGAGAGAGCGGAGCTGGTGACGCTCGAAGTTCGTCGCTCGAATCTGGCGGCGCGACAGCTCTATCGCAAGTTCGGATTTGAAGAACGACGTTTGAAAAAGAACTACTACGGTCCCGGCGAGGACGCGATAATCATGGAACTGCGATTTGACTGA
- a CDS encoding CarD family transcriptional regulator, translated as MNLPFKKGEKVVYPAHGVAVIEDIQMRVISGTERRFYMLRILGTEKMTIMIPTENVESVGLRRVIGKDMVEKIYRILRQRKVEVDTQTWNRRYREYTEKIKTGSPLEIAKVLRDLLVLKGDKELSFGERKMLDTARSLLVKELSIAKANTEEKIMEELKTIFAN; from the coding sequence ATGAATCTGCCGTTCAAAAAGGGCGAGAAGGTGGTCTACCCTGCTCACGGCGTAGCGGTGATCGAGGACATCCAGATGCGCGTCATCTCGGGGACCGAGCGGCGTTTCTATATGCTGCGAATCCTCGGCACCGAAAAGATGACGATCATGATCCCCACCGAAAACGTCGAATCGGTCGGACTGCGGCGCGTGATCGGCAAGGACATGGTCGAAAAGATCTACCGCATCCTGCGCCAGCGGAAAGTCGAAGTCGATACGCAGACGTGGAATCGGCGCTATCGCGAATACACCGAAAAGATCAAAACGGGCTCGCCGCTCGAGATCGCGAAGGTGCTGCGCGATCTGCTGGTGCTGAAAGGCGACAAGGAATTGTCGTTCGGCGAGCGCAAGATGCTCGATACGGCGCGGAGCCTGCTGGTGAAGGAACTTTCGATCGCGAAAGCCAACACCGAAGAGAAAATCATGGAAGAGTTGAAGACGATTTTCGCGAACTAG
- the ispD gene encoding 2-C-methyl-D-erythritol 4-phosphate cytidylyltransferase — protein sequence MKASAIIVAAGSGVRLGKQEPKAFVKIGGRTILSYSLAVIAELDEIGEVVITVPAGFESIARAEVSSVGIGIPVKITVGGVERQDSVRIALALTSAESELVIVHDAARPFADADIFRRCLDAASRVGAAIAAVPVADTLKRVDGDRAIVETVARAGLWQAQTPQAFRRELLVSAHDRAFEQKIAATDDADLVERSGARVEVVPASSRNLKITTLADLALAEALVTSRA from the coding sequence ATGAAAGCGTCGGCGATCATTGTCGCGGCGGGCAGTGGCGTGCGCCTGGGCAAGCAGGAACCGAAGGCTTTCGTGAAGATCGGCGGTCGCACGATCCTGTCGTACTCGCTCGCAGTGATCGCCGAACTCGACGAGATCGGCGAAGTCGTAATTACGGTGCCGGCGGGATTCGAATCGATTGCGCGCGCTGAAGTGAGCTCGGTAGGGATCGGGATTCCAGTGAAGATCACCGTGGGCGGCGTCGAGCGGCAGGACTCGGTGCGAATCGCGCTCGCGCTGACGTCGGCGGAGAGCGAGTTGGTGATCGTCCACGATGCGGCGCGGCCGTTCGCGGACGCGGATATTTTCCGCCGATGTCTCGACGCAGCATCGCGAGTCGGCGCTGCAATCGCGGCGGTACCGGTCGCGGATACGCTGAAGCGCGTCGATGGCGATCGCGCGATCGTCGAGACGGTCGCACGCGCGGGGCTATGGCAGGCGCAGACGCCGCAAGCCTTTCGCCGCGAGTTGCTGGTGTCCGCGCACGATCGCGCGTTCGAGCAAAAAATCGCCGCGACCGACGACGCCGACCTAGTCGAGCGGAGCGGCGCGCGAGTCGAGGTGGTCCCGGCTTCGTCGCGGAATCTGAAAATTACGACGCTCGCGGATCTCGCGCTCGCCGAAGCGCTCGTGACGTCGCGCGCGTAG
- a CDS encoding Phenylacetic acid catabolic protein has protein sequence MPIRREISPRSINAAAINAGRVDPHYTKILMRLMAAHALAEKLTALGYQRALETIDNPALTPTIQKNLAEERKHARLIYRALEEIGMNQQAADRSMIAVLKAPSFDAPSYFAGHASGELDLLMASISLDTTGLIMIGVNYKDSSYAPHAAAAEIILEEEADHEIFASRQLGEAVEKFGVEAVNDAFRKWIPRAVNFFGPPGTGFTYDCIRYGLKTRDNEELAELFTTMLSRRCEQLGLEFPALTPDYPHTLA, from the coding sequence ATGCCGATCCGGCGCGAAATTTCGCCGCGATCGATCAACGCCGCAGCGATCAACGCGGGCCGCGTCGATCCGCACTACACCAAAATCCTGATGCGCCTGATGGCGGCGCATGCGCTCGCGGAAAAACTCACCGCGCTCGGCTATCAGCGCGCGCTCGAGACGATCGACAATCCGGCGCTGACGCCGACGATTCAGAAAAATCTGGCCGAGGAACGAAAACATGCGCGCCTGATTTACCGGGCGCTCGAAGAAATCGGGATGAACCAGCAGGCCGCCGACCGCTCGATGATCGCCGTGCTCAAGGCGCCGTCCTTCGACGCGCCCAGCTACTTCGCCGGCCACGCGAGCGGCGAGCTCGATCTGCTGATGGCGTCGATCAGCCTCGACACCACCGGCCTCATCATGATCGGCGTCAATTACAAGGACTCAAGCTACGCGCCGCACGCCGCCGCCGCCGAGATCATTCTCGAAGAAGAAGCGGACCACGAAATTTTCGCGTCGCGGCAACTAGGCGAAGCGGTCGAAAAGTTCGGCGTCGAGGCAGTCAATGACGCGTTCCGCAAATGGATTCCGCGCGCGGTGAATTTCTTCGGCCCGCCGGGCACCGGCTTTACTTACGATTGCATCCGTTACGGTCTCAAAACCCGCGACAACGAGGAACTGGCCGAGCTTTTCACCACGATGCTCTCGCGGCGATGCGAACAGCTCGGCCTCGAGTTTCCCGCACTGACGCCCGACTATCCGCACACGCTGGCGTGA
- a CDS encoding MaoC/PaaZ C-terminal domain-containing protein, whose translation MAKQNYFEDVEVGTEIGPLEKNPTTQQLVKYAGASGDFYQIHYDKDFALNNNLPGVILHGALKNAFLGHLMTDFAGEHGWLRKLGVQYRGMDQPGAKVVARGKVIKKYTDNGHHLVDCEIWLENAKGEKTTPGTATVILPSRSAK comes from the coding sequence ATGGCAAAGCAGAATTATTTCGAAGACGTCGAAGTCGGCACCGAGATCGGTCCACTCGAGAAAAATCCAACCACGCAGCAACTCGTCAAGTATGCGGGCGCGTCGGGCGACTTTTATCAAATTCATTACGACAAGGATTTTGCGCTGAACAACAACTTGCCCGGCGTGATTCTGCATGGCGCGCTGAAGAACGCATTTCTGGGGCATCTGATGACCGACTTCGCCGGCGAGCACGGATGGCTGCGCAAGCTCGGCGTGCAGTATCGCGGGATGGATCAGCCGGGCGCCAAAGTCGTCGCGCGCGGCAAGGTCATCAAGAAGTACACCGACAACGGACATCACCTGGTCGATTGCGAAATCTGGCTCGAGAATGCCAAGGGCGAAAAAACCACGCCCGGCACGGCCACCGTTATTTTGCCCTCGCGCAGTGCCAAGTGA
- a CDS encoding MaoC family dehydratase N-terminal domain-containing protein, with translation MANKYVTDEARKQIGKVTESRTHEVERGAIRRFAEAIGDSNPLFNSDHDARKSRFGGMIAPPTFCRSLGMAIPDIKLDMPTARGLDGGSDWEYLVPIRPGDRISVQSKLVDLREAAGRLGPMVFTTVETTYTNQFGEVCVIQRSTGIRY, from the coding sequence ATGGCGAACAAATACGTTACCGACGAAGCCCGCAAGCAAATCGGCAAGGTCACCGAATCGCGTACGCATGAAGTCGAGCGCGGCGCGATCCGCCGCTTCGCCGAGGCGATCGGCGACTCCAATCCGCTCTTCAACAGCGACCACGACGCCCGCAAAAGCCGCTTCGGCGGCATGATCGCGCCGCCGACCTTCTGCCGCTCGCTCGGGATGGCGATTCCCGACATCAAGCTCGATATGCCGACTGCGCGCGGCTTGGACGGCGGCTCCGATTGGGAATACCTGGTGCCGATTCGCCCCGGCGATCGCATCAGCGTGCAATCCAAGCTGGTCGATTTGCGCGAAGCCGCCGGCCGCCTCGGACCGATGGTCTTCACCACGGTCGAAACCACCTACACCAATCAGTTCGGCGAAGTCTGCGTGATTCAGCGCTCGACCGGAATCCGCTACTAG
- a CDS encoding 4a-hydroxytetrahydrobiopterin dehydratase, translating into MAAKLSAEQIADKLKALPGWEYKDNAITKIFRFEEFLSGIEFVQKVAEIAEGADHHPDIAINYKRVTFSCTTHDSGGVTDKDFKLAENIEIAYTDRQG; encoded by the coding sequence ATGGCGGCTAAACTCAGCGCGGAGCAAATCGCGGACAAGCTAAAGGCGCTTCCCGGATGGGAGTACAAGGACAATGCCATCACCAAGATATTCCGCTTCGAGGAATTTCTTTCGGGGATCGAGTTCGTGCAGAAGGTCGCGGAAATCGCGGAAGGCGCGGACCATCACCCCGACATCGCGATCAACTATAAGCGCGTGACGTTTTCGTGCACGACTCACGATTCCGGCGGCGTGACCGACAAGGATTTCAAGCTGGCCGAGAATATCGAGATCGCGTACACCGATCGCCAAGGGTGA
- a CDS encoding aromatic-ring-hydroxylating dioxygenase subunit beta → MPTLSRSQAEDILYQEASLLDDRRYSEWTSMLTEDAIYWIPCNGDGGDPKQTISLVYDDVPKLRDRIARLASGIAHAQSPPSITKRLISNVQIEDSAESIAAVCSAFIMYELRRGRERVFAGRYEHRMRFEDGRWKIAAKKAVLANNDEVIDNLTFIV, encoded by the coding sequence ATGCCCACGCTCAGCCGTTCCCAGGCGGAAGACATTCTCTATCAGGAGGCGAGCCTGCTGGACGATCGGCGCTACAGCGAATGGACATCGATGCTCACCGAAGACGCCATTTACTGGATTCCATGCAACGGCGATGGCGGCGATCCGAAGCAAACGATCTCGCTGGTTTACGATGACGTGCCGAAGCTTCGTGATCGAATCGCACGGCTCGCGTCGGGAATCGCGCACGCGCAAAGTCCGCCGTCAATCACCAAGCGGCTGATCTCGAACGTTCAGATCGAGGATTCCGCTGAAAGCATCGCGGCGGTTTGTTCGGCGTTTATCATGTATGAACTCAGGCGCGGCAGGGAGCGCGTGTTCGCCGGCCGCTACGAGCATCGGATGCGCTTCGAGGACGGGCGCTGGAAAATCGCCGCGAAAAAAGCGGTGCTGGCGAACAACGACGAAGTCATCGACAACCTGACCTTCATCGTCTAG
- a CDS encoding aromatic ring-hydroxylating dioxygenase subunit alpha, which translates to MPSHLNLEELVQDSRVHRRIYLEQEIFDLEMEHIFEANWVFVGHESEVAAAGDYKTVPIGTQPAIMTRDENGDIHLLMNRCMHRGSTICQEHRGNASTFRCWYHGWTYSNKGDLIGVPYADGYGASFDRRRFSLIKAARVEKYRGLVFASLNPEVAPLTDYLANARHYIDLFMELSPDGEVEARAGVHKYGYDGNWKFQMENGVDGYHPNFVHQAFFEAQGKGFGRKVMQLFTGNSEFESKDLGNGHSILDMAPRHRSAKGPVSNLLRGATSQASSDAYSSSMIRRYGEARTEEIFAASNVNLAIFPNLLIIGVQLRMTIPVSAKRTDVHLLPTTLKGVPDEINVARLRAHESFYGSAGGGAPDDVEMFNRCSDGLRVKGAEWLELSRGIERERTGGDGVVVGHITDETPQRAFYRRWKSLMCNVVAESQQPKTLRIARTI; encoded by the coding sequence ATGCCGTCACATTTGAATCTCGAAGAACTGGTGCAGGATTCCAGGGTCCATCGGAGGATCTATCTCGAACAGGAGATCTTCGACCTGGAAATGGAGCACATCTTCGAAGCCAATTGGGTCTTCGTCGGGCACGAGAGCGAGGTCGCGGCGGCCGGCGACTACAAGACCGTGCCGATCGGCACCCAGCCCGCGATCATGACGCGCGACGAGAACGGCGATATCCACCTGCTGATGAATCGATGCATGCATCGCGGCTCGACGATTTGCCAGGAGCATCGCGGCAATGCGAGCACCTTCCGATGCTGGTATCACGGCTGGACTTACAGCAACAAAGGCGACCTGATCGGCGTGCCGTATGCCGACGGTTACGGCGCCAGCTTCGATCGGCGCAGGTTCAGTTTGATCAAGGCGGCGCGGGTCGAGAAATATCGCGGGCTGGTCTTCGCGAGCCTCAATCCCGAGGTCGCGCCACTCACCGATTACCTCGCGAACGCGCGGCACTATATCGATCTGTTCATGGAACTGTCCCCGGACGGCGAAGTCGAGGCGCGCGCCGGCGTGCACAAGTACGGCTACGACGGCAACTGGAAATTCCAGATGGAGAACGGCGTCGATGGCTACCATCCGAATTTCGTTCATCAGGCGTTCTTCGAAGCCCAGGGCAAGGGATTCGGCCGCAAGGTGATGCAACTCTTCACCGGCAATTCCGAGTTCGAAAGCAAGGATCTCGGCAACGGCCACTCGATTCTCGACATGGCGCCGCGGCATCGCTCCGCCAAGGGGCCGGTGTCCAACCTACTGCGCGGAGCAACATCGCAGGCGAGCAGCGACGCCTACTCTAGCAGCATGATTCGCCGCTACGGCGAGGCGCGGACCGAAGAGATTTTCGCCGCCTCGAACGTCAATCTCGCGATTTTCCCGAATCTGCTGATAATCGGCGTCCAGTTGCGCATGACCATACCGGTGAGCGCGAAGCGCACCGACGTTCACCTGCTGCCGACTACGCTGAAAGGCGTGCCCGATGAAATCAACGTCGCGAGATTGCGTGCGCATGAGAGTTTCTATGGTTCCGCGGGCGGCGGCGCGCCCGACGACGTCGAGATGTTCAATCGATGCAGCGACGGGCTCCGCGTGAAAGGCGCCGAATGGCTCGAGCTCTCGCGCGGAATTGAGCGCGAGCGCACCGGCGGCGACGGCGTAGTGGTCGGGCACATCACCGATGAAACGCCGCAGCGCGCCTTCTATCGCCGATGGAAATCGCTGATGTGCAATGTCGTCGCAGAGTCGCAGCAGCCGAAAACATTGCGCATCGCGCGTACGATCTGA
- a CDS encoding acyl-CoA dehydrogenase family protein, with protein sequence MATQHDSRASQDILASTILAATQALAPLIRESVPAMDAERRLPANLVDALRELGAFRMAIPRAYGGLELDPMMQVRVVEELSRIDGSVGWCSMISSAGSFASAFLAPAVAQRLCGDVGFSLAGQVVPVGRAELVDGGYRVSGRYRFGSGCHHASMIVGGCVVFEGGNPRLVNGRPEIRVMIFPPGSCTILDTWYTTGLVGTGSNDYVVENAFVPFEESWNFAERPRCATALYRFAPLFLVSHAGVPLGIARAAIDAVMELASRKELMPDPHKLFGSRKLGDDSRTHEALAIAEGELAAARSFAYSSIEELWQTLERGERLSSRQRALYRIMLVYVHRVAKTVTATMYDLAATSAIYRSNPLDRLMRDILTACQHGIVHPKMYRPAGRMLLGLEAGDPMF encoded by the coding sequence ATGGCGACACAGCACGATTCTCGCGCATCGCAAGATATTTTAGCATCGACTATTCTCGCAGCGACGCAAGCATTGGCGCCGCTCATCCGCGAATCCGTCCCCGCGATGGATGCGGAGCGGCGGTTGCCCGCCAACCTCGTCGATGCGCTCAGAGAGCTTGGCGCTTTCCGGATGGCAATTCCGCGCGCCTACGGCGGGCTCGAGCTCGATCCGATGATGCAGGTCAGAGTGGTCGAGGAACTCTCGCGGATCGACGGCTCGGTCGGATGGTGCTCAATGATCTCGTCGGCCGGCAGTTTCGCGAGCGCGTTTCTCGCACCGGCGGTCGCGCAACGACTTTGCGGCGACGTGGGATTCTCACTCGCCGGCCAGGTGGTGCCGGTCGGACGCGCCGAACTGGTCGATGGCGGCTATCGCGTCAGCGGCCGCTACCGATTCGGCAGCGGATGCCATCACGCGTCGATGATCGTCGGCGGATGCGTGGTCTTCGAGGGCGGCAATCCGCGCCTGGTGAATGGACGGCCGGAAATTCGCGTGATGATATTTCCGCCCGGATCGTGCACGATTCTCGATACCTGGTATACGACCGGCCTCGTTGGCACCGGCAGCAACGACTACGTGGTCGAGAATGCATTCGTGCCGTTCGAAGAGAGTTGGAACTTCGCCGAGCGTCCGCGATGCGCGACCGCGCTCTACCGATTCGCTCCGCTCTTCTTGGTGTCGCACGCCGGAGTGCCGCTCGGAATTGCGCGCGCAGCAATCGACGCAGTCATGGAACTGGCGAGCCGCAAAGAGCTGATGCCGGATCCGCACAAGCTCTTCGGCAGCCGCAAGCTGGGTGATGACTCGCGCACTCATGAAGCGCTCGCGATTGCCGAAGGCGAATTGGCGGCGGCTCGCAGCTTCGCCTACTCCAGCATCGAGGAGCTTTGGCAGACGCTCGAGCGCGGCGAGCGGCTGTCATCGCGCCAGCGCGCGCTCTATCGAATCATGCTGGTGTACGTGCATCGGGTGGCCAAAACAGTGACCGCCACGATGTACGATCTCGCCGCGACCAGCGCCATCTATCGCAGCAATCCGCTGGACCGCCTGATGCGAGACATCCTGACTGCGTGCCAGCACGGAATTGTGCATCCCAAGATGTATCGGCCCGCGGGACGGATGCTGCTTGGGCTCGAAGCCGGCGACCCGATGTTCTAA
- the miaB gene encoding tRNA (N6-isopentenyl adenosine(37)-C2)-methylthiotransferase MiaB: MIHDRTTSTRPPRVYLETYGCQMNVADSQTITAILRRAGYESVDRPDAADVILLNTCAIREHAEERVLGRLTALARIKQSRPGVKLGLLGCMAQHYRAALIEKAACLDVVAGPDAYRRLPEMLGEIGNAAFDPMIDVRLDRAETYADISPEFGGGVRAYVTAMRGCDKFCAFCVVPYVRGRERSIAPADLLREIRGLAARGVKEVVLLGQTVNAYRHNDTDFGALLKMIARIDGIERIRFTSPHPSDVSDSMIDAMATEPKVQPHLHLPIQSGSDRVLAAMERGYTVAQYLNLVERVRAAIPDVALSTDIIVGFHGETESDFDATANVMCAVGYDSSFMFKYSVREHTRAFKLGDSVPEEDKQRRLTALIALQEEMSLTRYRALIGRTFPVLVEGPARRGEGRLAGKTPQFKTAIFSGNSTVHIGDTVTMRVDSATGHSLLGTPIL, from the coding sequence ACGGATGCCAGATGAATGTCGCCGATTCGCAGACGATCACCGCGATTCTGCGGCGCGCCGGCTACGAGAGCGTCGATCGCCCCGACGCCGCCGACGTGATTCTCCTCAATACCTGCGCGATTCGCGAGCATGCCGAAGAGCGCGTGCTCGGTCGCCTGACGGCGCTCGCGCGCATCAAGCAGTCGCGGCCCGGGGTGAAGCTAGGCCTGCTCGGATGCATGGCGCAGCACTACCGCGCCGCGCTGATCGAGAAGGCCGCGTGCCTCGACGTGGTCGCCGGTCCCGACGCTTATCGCCGCCTGCCCGAGATGCTCGGCGAGATCGGCAACGCGGCTTTCGATCCAATGATAGACGTGCGCCTCGATCGCGCCGAGACCTATGCCGACATTTCTCCGGAGTTCGGCGGCGGCGTGCGCGCCTACGTCACCGCGATGCGCGGATGCGACAAATTCTGCGCGTTTTGCGTCGTGCCGTATGTGCGCGGACGCGAGCGCTCGATCGCTCCAGCCGATCTGCTGCGCGAGATTCGCGGGCTCGCCGCGCGCGGCGTCAAGGAAGTCGTGCTGCTGGGGCAGACCGTCAACGCGTATCGGCACAACGACACTGACTTCGGCGCACTGCTCAAGATGATCGCGCGCATCGACGGCATCGAGCGCATCCGCTTCACCTCGCCGCATCCGAGTGACGTCAGCGACTCGATGATCGACGCGATGGCGACCGAGCCCAAAGTCCAGCCGCATCTTCATCTGCCGATTCAGTCGGGCTCCGATCGAGTGCTCGCAGCGATGGAACGCGGCTACACCGTCGCGCAGTATCTGAATCTCGTCGAGCGGGTTCGCGCCGCAATTCCAGATGTCGCGCTCTCGACCGACATCATCGTCGGCTTTCACGGCGAGACCGAGTCCGATTTCGATGCGACCGCAAACGTGATGTGCGCGGTCGGCTACGACTCGTCATTCATGTTCAAGTACTCGGTGCGCGAGCATACGCGCGCTTTCAAGCTGGGTGACTCGGTTCCCGAAGAGGACAAGCAACGCCGGCTGACCGCGCTGATCGCGCTGCAGGAAGAGATGTCGCTAACGCGTTACCGCGCGCTCATCGGCAGGACGTTCCCGGTATTGGTCGAAGGTCCGGCGCGCCGTGGCGAGGGCCGGCTCGCGGGCAAGACGCCGCAATTCAAAACCGCGATTTTTTCAGGCAACAGCACCGTCCACATCGGCGACACCGTCACGATGCGCGTCGATTCGGCCACTGGCCACTCACTCCTCGGGACGCCGATTCTTTAG